The Pseudomonas sp. HOU2 DNA window AGATCGTCGATCAGGTACACCTGAGTCGACACCGGACGCTTGCCGGAAACCGGCGAACGTGGCGACTGCGGACGGCCGTTCACGTTGTCCTGGTCGATCAGATAGAACTCGAGTTCGAACGCGGCGCAGATAGTCAGGCCCAGTTCATCGAACTTGCGCACCACGTTGGCCAGCACTTCACGCGGATCGGCGAAGAACGGCTCGCCTTCGATCTCGTGCATGGTCATCAGCAGTTGCGCGGTTGGACGCTTCTGCCACGGCTCGATGCTCAGGGTGCCCGGGATCGGGTAGCAGATGCGGTCGGCGTCGCCGATGTCCAGACCCAGGCCGGTGCTTTCCACCGTGGAGCCATTGATGTCGAGAGCGAAGAGCGAGGCCGGCAGGTTGATGCCTTTCTCGTAAACCTTGTGAAGACTGGTGCGCTCGATGCGCTTGCCGCGCACCACACCGTTCATGTCTGCAATCAGAAGGTCGACGTACAAAACCTCAGGATGTTTCTTAAGGAATGCGTTTGCTTCGTTGAGTTGAACGGCACGCAGAGGGACCGACATGATGCACCTATTTAGCTGTTAATTATTATGTTCACTGCTGTTTCGCCGAGCCAGTCAATCCGAAAGGCAAAGTGAAGTCAATAGCGAACACCTGGCCGCTCAGCGTTTATTTTTCGGGCTTTTTTTAACACTCACGTGCCAATGCAGGCGCCACAAGGCCTGGAATCATGAAGATTTGATGAACGGCGTTTAGAATTTTTTACATGGCAGTTGTTAATTAAAATCAACGAGGCTAAGCTCCGGAAAAGCTCGTTCAAGTGTCAAACTTCGAGGTGAATAAAAATGGCATTCAAGCCATTGATCGGCGTTACTGCGTGCGTCAAACAGATTGGCCTGCACCCCTATCACATCAGCGGCGACAAGTACGTACGTGCTGTCAGCGTTGGCGCTCAGGGTCTTCCAGTGGTCATTCCTTCCCTTGGCAAACTGACTGAAATCGAAGACCTGCTCGGTCAGCTCGACGGTCTGTTGCTGACCGGCTCACCCTCGAACGTGGAACCCTTCCACTATCAAGGCCCGGCCAGCGAACCCGGTACGGATCACGATCCGGCGCGGGACGCCACTACCCTTCCTTTATTGCGTGCAGCCATTGCGGCGGGCGTTCCGGTACTCGGTATCTGCCGTGGCTTCCAGGAAATGAACGTGGCCTTCGGCGGCAGCCTGCACCAGAAAGTGCATGAGCTGCCGGGCATGCTCGATCACCGTGAAGCCGACAGCCCGGACGTGGCCGTGCAGTACGCACCGGCGCATGCCGTGAGCGTGCTCGCTGGCGGTGTGTTCGAGGCGCTGGAGTTGCCGGGCGAGTTCCAGGTCAACTCGATTCACAGTCAGGGCATCGACCGCCTCGCCCCCGGCCTGCGTGCCGAAGCGGTGGCGCCAGATGGCCTGATCGAGGCGATCTCGGTCGAGCACAGCCCGACCTTCGCCCTCGGCGTGCAATGGCACCCGGAATGGCAGGTGCTGGACAACCCGAACTACCTGAAGATTTTCCAGGCGTTCGGCGCGGCTTGCCGGCAACGGGCGGCGCGACGCAACCAGCGCTGACACCACCCAGGATTCCAAAACTGTTTACTGCCCCCACGGGGTCGGCGGCGGCGCGTGTGCGCATCCGTCATCCGTGAAAACAACAAACCGTAATAACAACAAGTACGACCCAGGCAGCCAGGACGGCGGCGCCGACCAGGTCAGGGTACCCGCAGCCAATGCGATCCCTGTAGGAGCTGCCGAAGGCTGCGATCTTTTGATTTTGTTTTTCAGGATCAAGATCAAAAGATCGCAGCCTTCGGCAGCTCCTACAGGGGCCATGTGTGGCGAGGATTGTTTTCCCTGGCTTGCAATCCACTTAAGCCCGGCCACGTTGGCCGAGCGAACGAAACCTGTTGGGAGTTTCACATGGCAAACGCCTCCAGCACTTACCGGAAGGCACTTGAAGGCCACCAGCAACCGAAAAAGGTTCTGGTGAAAGTCGATCGTGTCACCAAGAAGTTCGACGAAACCACGGCCGTGGACGATGTGTCCCTGGAGATCCATCAGGGCGAAATCTTTGCCCTGCTCGGCGGCTCCGGTTCGGGCAAATCGACCCTGCTGCGCATGCTCGCCGGTTTCGAGCGGCCGACCGAAGGGCGGATTCTGCTCGACGGTGTGGACATCACCGACATGCCGCCGTACGAGCGGCCGATCAACATGATGTTCCAGTCCTACGCGCTGTTCCCGCACATGACTGTGGCGCAGAACATTGCCTTCGGCCTCAAGCAGGACCGTTTGCCGGCCAGCGAAATCGATGCCCGCGTCGAAGAGATGCTGCGCCTGGTGCACATGACCCAATACGCCAAACGCAAACCCCATCAGTTGTCCGGCGGTCAGCGCCAGCGCGTCGCCCTCGCCCGCTCCCTCGCTAAACGTCCAAAGCTGTTGCTGCTCGACGAGCCGATGGGCGCGCTGGATAAAAAGCTGCGCTCGCAGATGCAACTGGAACTGGTGGAGATCATCGAGCGCGTCGGCGTGACCTGCGTGATGGTGACCCACGACCAGGAAGAGGCCATGACCATGGCCGAGCGCATCGCGATCATGCACCTCGGCTGGATCGCCCAGATCGGCAGCCCGGTGGACATCTATGAAGCACCGGTCAGCCGCATGGTCTGCGAATTCATCGGTAACGTGAACGCCTTCGACGGCACCGTGGTGGAAGACCTTGAAGGTCACGCGATCATCCACAGCCCGGACCTGCAGCAGAAGATCTATGTCGGTCACGGCGTCAGCACCTCGGTGCAGGACAAGTCGATCACCTACGCGATCCGTCCGGAAAAAATGCTCGTCAGCACCCTCAAACCCGAAGTCCGCTACAACTGGTCCGAAGGCAAGGTGCATGACATCGCCTACCTCGGCGGCCACTCGGTGTTCTACGTCGAGCTGCCCGGCGGCAAGATCGTCCAGTCGTTCATGGCCAACGCCGAACGCCGTGGCGCGCGTCCGACCTGGGACGACAAGGTCTACGTGTGGTGGGAAGACGACAGCGGCGTGGTACTGCGCTCATGAGAACCTTCAATCAGCAATTCCTGCGCCTGGTGCCCAGCGGGCGAAAATTCGTCATCGGCATCCCGTTCATCTGGCTGTTTCTGTTCTTCATGCTGCCGTTCTTCCTGGTGATGAAGATCAGCTTCTCGGAAGCCGCGCTGTCGATCCCGCCGTACTCGGAGATCTACACCTACGCCGAACAGAAATTCCAGTTGATGCTCAACATCGGCAACTACACCATGCTCGGCGAAGACGAGCTGTACCTGTCCGCTTACCTCGGTTCGCTGAAGGTGGCGGCGCTGAGCACGATGATGTGCCTGTTGATCGGTTTCCCGATGGCCTACGCGATCACCAAAGCGAGCAAGGAAGCGCAAAACGTCCTGCTGCTGTTGATCATGATGCCGACCTGGACCGCGATCCTGATCCGCGTTTACGCGTGGATGGGCATCCTCAGCAACAACGGTCTGCTCAATGCGTTTCTGATGTGGACGGGGCTGACCGATCACCCGATCGAGATCCTCAACACCAATACCGCGGTGTATATCGGCGTGGTGTATGCCTACCTGCCATTCATGGTGCTGCCGCTGTACGCCAACCTGGTGAAGCACGATGGCAGCCTGCTGGAAGCGGCGTCGGATCTGGGGTCGAGCAACTTCAACAACTTCTGGAAAATCACTGTGCCGCTGGCCAAGAACGGCATTATCGCCGGCTGCATGCTG harbors:
- the potA gene encoding polyamine ABC transporter ATP-binding protein translates to MANASSTYRKALEGHQQPKKVLVKVDRVTKKFDETTAVDDVSLEIHQGEIFALLGGSGSGKSTLLRMLAGFERPTEGRILLDGVDITDMPPYERPINMMFQSYALFPHMTVAQNIAFGLKQDRLPASEIDARVEEMLRLVHMTQYAKRKPHQLSGGQRQRVALARSLAKRPKLLLLDEPMGALDKKLRSQMQLELVEIIERVGVTCVMVTHDQEEAMTMAERIAIMHLGWIAQIGSPVDIYEAPVSRMVCEFIGNVNAFDGTVVEDLEGHAIIHSPDLQQKIYVGHGVSTSVQDKSITYAIRPEKMLVSTLKPEVRYNWSEGKVHDIAYLGGHSVFYVELPGGKIVQSFMANAERRGARPTWDDKVYVWWEDDSGVVLRS
- a CDS encoding gamma-glutamyl-gamma-aminobutyrate hydrolase family protein — encoded protein: MAFKPLIGVTACVKQIGLHPYHISGDKYVRAVSVGAQGLPVVIPSLGKLTEIEDLLGQLDGLLLTGSPSNVEPFHYQGPASEPGTDHDPARDATTLPLLRAAIAAGVPVLGICRGFQEMNVAFGGSLHQKVHELPGMLDHREADSPDVAVQYAPAHAVSVLAGGVFEALELPGEFQVNSIHSQGIDRLAPGLRAEAVAPDGLIEAISVEHSPTFALGVQWHPEWQVLDNPNYLKIFQAFGAACRQRAARRNQR
- a CDS encoding ABC transporter permease subunit, whose product is MPSGRKFVIGIPFIWLFLFFMLPFFLVMKISFSEAALSIPPYSEIYTYAEQKFQLMLNIGNYTMLGEDELYLSAYLGSLKVAALSTMMCLLIGFPMAYAITKASKEAQNVLLLLIMMPTWTAILIRVYAWMGILSNNGLLNAFLMWTGLTDHPIEILNTNTAVYIGVVYAYLPFMVLPLYANLVKHDGSLLEAASDLGSSNFNNFWKITVPLAKNGIIAGCMLVFIPVVGEFVIPELLGGPETLMIGRVLWQEFFNNRDWPVASALAVVMLLILIVPILLFNRSQAKEMEARG